One genomic window of Candidatus Nitrosopumilus sediminis includes the following:
- a CDS encoding peroxiredoxin family protein, with protein sequence MSVKIGEKAPNFGVSEWVQGAPTNFDQEKDHIVVLEVFQVNCPGCFMHAIPEAINIYNKYKDEGVRVLGLATAFEDFDKNTLENLKKLVETGEVIGETKDALSSYGQLKEGNKLSYKIPFPLGMDNLTKTSGEISQEKIMEFIYPQIPDFDSQPDEYKNQIIERVKSYMKSKEYSAETFEKFALQGTPSMIIVDRKGILRDVSFGQSGHAEAIIEKLLKED encoded by the coding sequence ATGAGTGTAAAAATAGGTGAAAAAGCACCAAACTTTGGAGTATCAGAATGGGTACAGGGAGCTCCAACAAATTTTGATCAAGAAAAAGATCACATAGTAGTACTAGAAGTCTTTCAAGTGAATTGCCCAGGATGTTTCATGCATGCAATTCCTGAAGCAATCAACATCTATAACAAATACAAAGATGAAGGAGTTCGAGTTTTAGGTCTTGCAACAGCTTTTGAAGATTTTGATAAAAATACATTAGAAAATTTGAAAAAACTTGTAGAAACAGGAGAAGTTATCGGAGAAACCAAAGATGCGCTTTCATCATATGGTCAACTGAAAGAGGGCAACAAATTATCATATAAAATTCCATTCCCATTAGGCATGGATAATCTTACAAAAACATCAGGGGAAATTAGCCAAGAAAAAATTATGGAGTTTATTTATCCACAAATTCCAGATTTTGATTCCCAACCAGATGAATACAAAAATCAAATTATTGAAAGAGTGAAAAGTTATATGAAATCTAAGGAATATTCGGCTGAAACTTTTGAAAAATTTGCATTGCAAGGCACACCTTCAATGATAATAGTAGACAGAAAAGGAATTCTCAGAGATGTTTCATTTGGGCAATCAGGTCATGCTGAGGCAATAATTGAGAAATTGCTTAAAGAAGACTAG
- a CDS encoding 50S ribosomal protein L15e, whose product MPSYQDQTWIRLWKENSPDIRERVVGWRKQNAVTRIDKPSRLQRARRLGYKAKQGIIVVRMRVGTGGMRKQRPTGGRRPKHLGVTRIKADDNMKTVANRRVVQRYPNMKFLGSYFVYKDGKHYWFEVILADPDHPRIAQDKEITKRIPRTA is encoded by the coding sequence ATGCCTAGTTATCAGGATCAAACATGGATCAGACTTTGGAAAGAGAATTCCCCTGATATCCGTGAACGTGTAGTCGGATGGCGTAAACAAAATGCCGTTACTCGTATTGATAAGCCTAGCAGATTACAAAGAGCTAGAAGATTAGGCTACAAAGCAAAACAAGGAATCATCGTTGTTAGAATGAGAGTTGGTACTGGTGGTATGAGAAAACAAAGACCTACTGGTGGTAGAAGGCCAAAACATCTTGGTGTTACAAGAATTAAGGCTGATGATAATATGAAAACTGTTGCAAATAGAAGAGTTGTCCAAAGATATCCAAACATGAAATTTTTAGGTTCTTACTTTGTCTATAAAGATGGAAAGCATTATTGGTTTGAAGTTATCTTGGCAGACCCAGATCATCCTAGAATTGCACAAGATAAAGAAATAACTAAAAGAATTCCTAGAACTGCATAA
- a CDS encoding D-2-hydroxyacid dehydrogenase, translating to MGFEDSVLICDEVDPILNKILIDNGLNVSYEPEITPEQILEKISTFNIVIVRSRTTITKEMIDKADNCKIIARVGVGLDNVDQDAAKAKEIRVINAVEGAMNAVAELVLGLMLSLARQTTRGDREIRNGKWLKKELKGTELRGKYLGIIGLGNIGKRLGRLARALNMNIIGYDVIPIDEEFAKEVGLMKADLGTLLQSSDYVSIHVPLLDSTYHLLDAEKMSTMKKTAKIINTSRGGVVDEDALYNALKNGTLGGAALDVFEKEPAIGTKLAELDNVILTPHIGAQTKEAQSLAANVIAEKIIQILRGVI from the coding sequence ATGGGATTTGAAGACTCTGTACTAATCTGTGATGAAGTCGATCCCATTTTGAACAAAATTTTGATTGATAATGGATTAAATGTTTCATATGAACCTGAAATAACTCCTGAACAAATTCTTGAAAAAATTTCTACTTTTAATATTGTAATTGTCAGAAGCAGAACTACTATTACAAAAGAAATGATTGACAAAGCTGATAATTGTAAAATTATTGCACGAGTTGGAGTTGGATTAGATAATGTTGATCAAGATGCAGCTAAAGCAAAAGAAATTCGTGTAATTAATGCTGTTGAAGGAGCAATGAATGCAGTTGCCGAATTAGTTTTAGGTCTAATGCTATCTCTAGCTAGACAAACTACACGAGGTGATAGAGAAATAAGAAATGGAAAATGGCTCAAAAAAGAACTCAAAGGAACAGAGCTTCGAGGAAAATATTTGGGAATTATTGGTTTAGGGAATATTGGAAAAAGACTAGGAAGACTTGCACGTGCATTAAACATGAATATCATAGGTTATGATGTAATACCAATTGATGAAGAATTTGCAAAAGAAGTCGGTCTGATGAAAGCTGACTTGGGCACACTTTTACAAAGTTCTGATTATGTCTCAATTCACGTTCCACTTTTAGATTCTACATATCACCTTCTTGATGCTGAAAAAATGTCTACTATGAAAAAAACTGCAAAAATTATCAATACTTCTAGAGGTGGTGTTGTTGATGAAGATGCACTTTACAATGCACTCAAAAATGGTACTTTGGGCGGTGCTGCTTTGGATGTATTTGAAAAAGAACCTGCTATTGGAACTAAACTAGCTGAACTTGATAATGTAATTTTAACTCCTCATATTGGCGCTCAAACAAAGGAGGCTCAATCTTTGGCTGCAAATGTGATTGCTGAAAAAATTATTCAGATACTGCGTGGAGTAATCTAG
- a CDS encoding multicopper oxidase domain-containing protein yields MLFTIAAVAVMGATLFGSTYTQTQIGGQSLDMNKMDVDVIEQIHQMGGLQLVMPQAFAETDCGALESSGRTVVEFNLTGESVELPIMGGKTYNAMTFSGTVPGPTLRVTQGDVVKMTLTIPDGEVTGHGNDMHASQMSAGNFESVNPGETSQYCYIAESAGVFKYHCSGVKLIGMDQHVLSGMYGIAIVDPANGYKKLMVEKTSGSGELDRKFYDADALEFQLQYNQLYLTPEGNYDAGAMFKHHNTATVVNGMQFGYVPNMAHNLLVNGDVNKNIFVAQPWNGLEHKQYQSQLLFVENDQHVRLFIENHGNEPLFFHIVGEILDRVVQGNRVQSAATETWLLGGSQNMIVDLVFDEPGAYAAVNHDYAAIYTGAATVFVAGDPFGLNPVLVEKGVIPAPVASYAYALGNPSDAVPPMGEQSIAHPALNIHGLYTDEVASEMQASGDYVALWEVIPVVAEILTS; encoded by the coding sequence ATGCTCTTTACTATTGCAGCAGTAGCTGTGATGGGAGCAACCTTATTCGGAAGCACATACACACAAACCCAAATTGGCGGACAATCACTCGACATGAACAAAATGGATGTCGATGTAATTGAACAAATCCATCAAATGGGCGGTTTACAGCTTGTAATGCCTCAAGCATTCGCAGAAACTGATTGTGGTGCATTAGAAAGCTCTGGTAGAACCGTAGTTGAGTTTAACTTGACCGGTGAGAGTGTTGAACTTCCAATCATGGGAGGAAAAACTTACAACGCCATGACTTTTAGTGGAACAGTCCCAGGACCAACCCTTAGAGTTACACAAGGTGATGTTGTAAAAATGACACTTACAATTCCAGACGGTGAAGTTACTGGTCACGGTAACGACATGCACGCATCACAAATGTCAGCAGGAAACTTTGAATCAGTTAATCCTGGTGAAACAAGTCAGTACTGTTACATTGCTGAATCTGCAGGTGTCTTCAAATACCATTGTTCTGGTGTCAAACTAATTGGCATGGACCAACACGTACTTTCCGGCATGTACGGAATTGCAATCGTTGATCCAGCTAATGGATACAAGAAATTAATGGTTGAGAAAACCAGCGGAAGCGGTGAACTTGACAGAAAATTCTATGATGCAGACGCATTAGAGTTCCAACTCCAATACAATCAATTGTACCTAACACCTGAAGGTAATTATGATGCAGGAGCAATGTTCAAGCATCATAACACTGCAACAGTTGTTAATGGAATGCAATTTGGTTATGTACCAAACATGGCTCATAACTTACTCGTCAATGGCGATGTAAACAAGAACATCTTTGTCGCACAACCATGGAATGGACTTGAACACAAGCAATACCAATCACAACTCTTGTTTGTTGAAAATGATCAACACGTGAGACTCTTTATTGAAAACCATGGTAACGAACCACTATTCTTCCACATCGTTGGAGAAATTTTGGATAGAGTTGTCCAAGGCAATAGAGTACAATCCGCAGCAACTGAAACATGGTTACTCGGTGGCTCACAGAACATGATTGTTGACTTGGTCTTTGATGAACCAGGTGCATATGCAGCAGTAAACCATGATTATGCAGCAATTTACACTGGCGCAGCTACAGTCTTTGTAGCAGGTGACCCATTCGGCTTGAACCCAGTTCTAGTTGAGAAAGGAGTTATCCCAGCACCAGTAGCATCTTATGCATATGCTTTAGGCAATCCAAGTGATGCTGTCCCACCAATGGGAGAACAAAGCATTGCTCATCCTGCACTAAACATTCACGGTTTATACACTGATGAAGTAGCTTCTGAAATGCAAGCAAGTGGCGATTATGTCGCATTATGGGAAGTAATTCCTGTAGTGGCAGAAATCCTTACTTCTTGA